TCGTTGAGGTGATTGTGCTTCTTATAATGGCATCTACAAAATGCAAAAATACCTATGCTAGGAGAACTAGCGATCAAAAACCAACTGTTTTAAGCACCTTTTAATAACCAGAAACAGATGTATAACTAAGCTATGTAGGAGTGGCATATAACaatatatttcatcattaaaGAATATACAAGAATGGTAAATAATGCCAGAAGCTTAGAGACCAAGAGTTATTTCAACATACCAAATGAAAGCTTTGCAAGCATATGATAAATCCAAAGACTATAAGGAAAAAAGAAGGATATTAGGCTGAATGCGGAATGTTTAATCACTACATAGTGCAGCCTAGGGTCAGTAACTACACCTCAAGTAGCATGACAGCTTTGTGACGTCTGAGTCATTGCCCAAAAAATGTGTTCTAATAGGCAGCTTCAATCTAGTCTATAGCTCTGACCTATTGTAAAAACTCCAACCACTAATTCAGAGCTCATTCTTATTAACTTTCCATAAGCCACAAACCTTATATTCTATCTAGCCATTAAGTAAAACATATTTAATAAGAacaatttctctccctttctgGTCTATGATTGGAGCAGCAAAATTAACTAACATTAATCTTTGACAACTCAGATAACAATCCACTTCTCTTTTCTGTATAATTAACCCATTTAAACTTTATCCCTCACAAGTCATGTGTTTAGCCTGCTATGTCATATGATGCAGTTCCCTCactaaaaaagatcaaaaaattttccACAAAAGTTGTTCAGCATAAGGAGCACTCTTTGAGCTGCCCTTGAATCCTTGATAATAATGGAAATACCTTCATGGTAGCATCTCGGATATCCTACTCAGGGATAAGGTTCAGAAAGAATCATAAAATGCAATGCAGGTGAAAAACTACATGTATTTCATTGAGAAGGAACTTTGCTGTAAACATCCTCTTCATAGAACCCATTCTACTTCACCTCCAAGCACCCATAGTCACATATTAAGTAAATTTGATACCTTTGATAATTTTTCAGTTCTCTGACTAAATGTTTTACAAAGACAACCAACAAACCTGGCCTCAGTAAAACAACTATCACAAATGAGTCACTCCCACAAATCTATTACAACATCAGAACCACCAAATTcactatattttatctttctaaaatttaaactttcTTGACAACTGCAATCTCCAAGAAACATGGCGATCCCTCTAAAAGTTTCATTCAAATATTGCAGTAAAAAAGTCATTTCCAATTAGATCCCAAGTTACGTAAAAGCAAATTTAGCATGCACTAAGTAAACCTTAAACTCAAGAACAAACCTTTATGCATTGCACTCAATGGTTGATTTTGTGCTGGCTACAAGTTGTGTCAGAGCCATTAAAATAAGATTCTCTATTCATTTCCAACCCAGATAACCAACTCGCCTCCTAATAACCAAACTTTCTTTCCAATTCTTATCTATTGTGATTTATGTATTTATAACACTTGAAGCACCAGAAAATAAACTACTAGCATTGTTCTATTAGACTCAATGAAGAGATAGAGAGCATTTCCAATTAATAACCTCAATGGCCATGCGCTAGCTTTGTACAAACAACCCACACTGTCCTTAAATCAAGTCATTTTTTTCTCCAACTTCCACAACCTATAATTCAGAAAAAATAGTTATCCTCAGAATAACATCACACAGTCATCTACTTCAAGAATCTATTTAGCCTTATATTTTTACCTCCATTAAATTCCTTCACCAACACTAAAATACTTCCCTAGAAAACCTTATATCCTTCTCCTCCAAAGATAAGTCTACATAATCTGTCACTTAATAAAAACCCAACTATTTGACATCTTTGCTTTTCTCAAACTATCATGCATTACACCACCAATGAACCAAAGGAGATCATTTTTAATAAGTTTTAGAAAGTATTTAATGAACCCATGCACTAGTTTAAGCTTGAAGTACATACTGCAAAGATAAGCACACATGCTTACACTACTTTTTTTAACCTTCTAATATTGCATGCTGTTGGAAAATTCAGTACTTTGTTTGATAAAAGACGTCCCTCCCAAGATTCAGAAGCACCAAAACCTATGATAACACAAATTCTTGGACCTacaattaagtttctcttgcacaGCAAGAAGCTTCATAAACCACACTCATGTTTATCCTTTTCTATGatgtcttaaaaaataaaaattaaaaaaaaaaaaaactctttcttctcttctgtaCAAATCCATCACCCTTTGGTTACCCTCAGACTGATGTCAGAGAGGACCCATGGACTATGACATAAATTTCCATTGCTGATAGTAATTTCTTCCCATACTGGGCTTACTGGAACATAGAATACCACACGTCTTCTGTCTTTAGCATCTTTCCAGTTAGACGTTGTCACAACATAATTGCCCTTTTTACTGCATGCAGAAACTCAAAATACTGAAGCATAATGACAATTGCACTGCCAGGATTGAGAATGGCTGTAACTCTTGTGAGAAAAGGAAAAGAGTTAAATGGGATAAGGGTTTTTAAATATGAGAGTAGGATTGCTGGTATCATGTATTTGACTGCAAATGTGTATATGAAGCATAAACCGTTTATCACCATATCATGATGACCACAATAGGTTGAACATGTTGTTTCGAGTCATTCTGACTGACTAATGGTTGTCAAGATGAGAACACATGGTGTCAAATGGAGGTTGCTTTAAAGGAAAAGAAGGCAAGTTGATCCGGTGATAAAGGGTTCAAACAACTCTAATGGTTGAGGGAAACAGATGAGAATGGCATCACATAGCTCTTGAGAAAACCAACAATAGGCTAACAAGTAGATTGGATGTTAATACGGTATGTGCATATGCTTGAGCAGGCTGAGGCTAAGGTTGGCATGTTATGTGGTGGTGGAGATGAAAGAGGCCCTCTTATAGAAAGCATGGACCTTGCAATATTGAGCTTGAAAGGCCTCTTCTTGTAGGATAGGGAAACATAATTTCATTAAAAGGAAAAAGATTGCACAAACTCTCAAGGGTGAACCATGCTTATCTAAAATCATTCTTTTTCTCCATTGCTAAACAACAAATTAGTGATTAAGCAATACTGATCTTCTCACAAACACAAGATCAGAAAACAATTATAATGGAAActatctttgttttttttttcagtgTCTTGCTCTAGTTCCATATAGCTAGATGAGTCCTACAGCAATTATTTACCACCTAGCAAGATTCTGAGGTTGTTAAGGCTTTCTCGCATGCCAACTCAACTGGTTTCATCATGCCTCACTACCACATGCTCATAGCAGCGAGTTCAGGTGAGGTCATTTTAATTTAGCATGGTCTCAATTATAAACCTCCCAACTCCACTACGCTGAGcacaatattattattttaattgatATCAGCAAGTATCTTTTGCAGGCATTAGCAATTTTTATTATTGTACTCAAGACATTATTATTGTATGATGTAATTTCTCTCTGGGACATAATATTTTCTTCTTATGTTGGTTTAAACATAATATTTTCTTCTTATGTTTGTCTAACAAAAGGGTAGGATTGCAGATTACTAGCACATTAATTAAATGTAGACTTTTACCGTGTAGCATATTACTGTGTTGTAGTGTTGGGTTGGTCAAAATGAATAACAGAATATCAATAGGActaattgatatgatcaaacccaatATACATAATGCTTAGTTATGGTCCTATGCTGAACATACAATGCATTTGACAGTTTCCAAATTGCCAAACATGTGGATATGCAGTTAATCATGTCTGAAAGAACTTCGAGACAGGTAAAGCATTGGATATAAGATGCTCATTCAGATAGCTTTCCTGCCCATTTGCAACTGCCATTATTATGAAAAGATTAATTGTGATACAAATTATAAGAACCTAATTGTTATTCAGGACTTACATATAGGTCTATGATCACAAGAATGTGAAAAGGCATGCAATAATAAAAGAAACTGCAAGGTGACATATCAAATAATTGCAGATATGAATCCTACTATGGTCCAGAACCAAAAGGGGGAAGAAAGGACTAGAAAATCTCTCTTTTTACAATGTCAAGGGAAAATAAAGACAATTTTCTAAGAAAAAGGTTACAATATCAAAGAATGCATCATAAATGATTTGTGGCTGCAGGCCTCCAAAATGAATGGACAAAAATCTAATGAATATCATAAAAAGAACTGGCTAAACAAAATACCAGAATGGTCTAGAGGAATACCTGGGGTCCATGTATGGTCTTAAACTTAATGTCTCTAGGAAGCTAACATGACCTCTCAGTTTAGTCAAGCGACCACGAGCATCTTGGCTAAATCTCTTCAAATGAATGGTTAGAATAGGTGGGGCCTATCAATAAGAATCCTTTTCGTTGCATCCCTCTTTACCTTTATCCTTTTGGGCTCCTCTTCCCATCCCTGCTATCTTCTACCGGATGCAGTTCATCTAAGAGCTGTGACCCTCTCTTCCCACCTGGATTAGCTGCACCAAAATCACCATTCTCACAGGAATTTGACAGGATTGTTTCTGTATGATTTAATGAGCCACTGCAGGCAGTTGCTAGAGATTCTCCACATCCAACACCTTGGTGATCATTTGTGCTACAAGCCTCACTTTCTTTGCTACTTGAACAATCCTGTGCAATAGATTTTTCAGGACCTGACTCCACAAAATTTTCATCAGGATTTTGAGCTTGATCACCTAACATGGGTTTTGAGAACATCAAATAGTTCTCATTCTTAACTACATTTTTACAATTTGTATTGTCTGATCCTTCAGTAGGATTAGCTGATTTCTGGGAAACATCCACTGTTGCATTTATATCATCAATCCTTTCCACATGTTGATCCATGTTCACTGAGGTAGATGCCATCTTTCCATTGCTTAAAACTTTGATCTCAGTAGAATTCAGACAACCCACTTCTGAATCAAGTGAAACCTTTGTAGTTCCAACTTCACCACCAAGGTGAGACTTTGTATCTTCTGATTGACTAAGCCTTGTTGTATATTGCTGTTTGCCTTTTCTACGTCCCACATTATGGTGTGACAAAACCTCAGAACAACGCTCACAGTACCAGGCATGTTCATCTGACAGAAGCTCGGGCTTGGTAAATAGAACCAAGCAACTATCAACCGATACTGGAGAATTGGTATCATCCACCTCCTCCTGATTAGACTCACTGCTGTTGCTTGTCCACAATGTTGCATCCATTTCTCCACCAGTACTAGTATCTACCTTCAACTCAGAAGTAACCTCTGGCTCATTAAATAAGTCACCAAAACCATCGAAGTCTGCTTCTGCTTCTTCATTGCAGGCAGCAGATGTGGTTCGCACACTTGAATCTTTTACCAAAGCATCAGCAGGTGCCAGAATTTCTGGATTTTGAGAATCTGGTGATGTTCCATTTATCTTCTCAGCGGTGGGATTTAACTCTTTATAAGGAAGTAAAATTACACAAGAATCTTGCATATTTGAAGAAGAAACATCATTAGAGTTCTCCCCACAAGAATCTGGAGTCACTAGCTGCTCCTTAGAACAATTTTGTGTCTGCAATTCCACAGTGCACTCTGCATTATTCTCACTCAGGTAGATCTGCCTGGTTTCAGAACACTGAGTAACAGAATCTTCATGCATTTGAGAATCTGAATATGCAACATCCGGTGCCATACTGGGTTCAAGATAGTCCACCAACAGAAACTATCCTCCATTTTGGAAGCATTATGCTGTTCTGATTTCAGTGAAGGACCACAAGATTCACAGCATTCTGAGGGCTCCTCTGCTCTTGGTGCAACATTATGTTCTTGCTGTGATGCAGAACTGCAGGGCTCGGTGCATTCTGAAGAACTAAAACTTTCTACTCTATTCTGTTCCATTTCAAGAGATTCTTTAGTGCTTCCTTTTTCCCGAAACCTCCGGCTTCTGTTCCTTTCTTTCAGAGGTGGTTTGCTCTTCTTGGGTGGAGGTGGTGGAACCTTTTTAAGTGGCTGCTTCTTTGATGGCACTGGCGGCTTCTTTGATGGCACTGGCAGTGAGAGATCTAGAAATGGTTCATGGACTACCGAAGTATGCCCACACTCCACACAAGACACAGTACTTGAGAGTTGCCCCCCAAAAATAGTATCTACTATGGTTGTTCTTGAGTTTAAAGTAACATTGTCTTGCTCTTCAGAAGAATCCAGTGATTTTTCTGCACTTTTTTCTTCCATATGCAACCCATCAAGCAAGCAACGAAGCAGTTCATGGCTGTCCTGCTGATCATAACCTCGAAATTGTGGAGCCTTGGAACATATGCAGCTGAAAAGACTTTTGGGGCTCAGTGTACTTCTTGAATCCACTTCACCACTAGTTTCGACAAAGAGCTTCTTCATTGCCATAGTAAGAGGCCCAACAGGTTTATTTAAGCTCAACATGTAATCCCGCAGTTTATTGATTGCAAAAACATTCTGCAAGATTGAATTAAAGAAGCAAGTGTTGCCAAGGTTCGTCAGCCCTCTGACCATATGTCCCTGCACACCATCCAACATTAAAGACTCAACTCCATTCTCCACTCCCTTACTATTATCATCTTTCACCAACTTATCCTCACTATCTGCCACCACCTCCGGCATCTCGATTGGGAACACCGAATTGCATGAGAAACACCAGCTTAGAGTTGGGTCGTCAAATCTCACAGCCCAAGAATGGCGCTCCTGCTTCGCATGCCGGCGGGCATGGCCATATGGCACCGAATCATTCACCGCTCCACCACAGAAATAACGGCTGCAATCCAAACAGACCCAAATGACATGCGACCCTGATTTCACCTCAGAATTCCTTgctcctcctttcttcttctgTTGCTTTCCCTTCTCCTTCCCCCCTCTCTTGTAAACTGGCTCTTCCCTACAATGCTCACAAGCTGTGGCATTCTTCGAAGACAGGATTCCCAACAGAACTCGATTCAGCTCGGCACTATCCTTGCTGTAGTGATTACACTGTTCCCCACCCTTCACTTCCTCACCTCCAACGTCAACCGTCCGATCACTAGGCTCGGAAACAGGCTGAGAGGATCCGGCCGATGCTCGGGGTTGGACCTTACGAGGGTTTCTGGCCTTAGTTTTCATCTTTTTCCCCATCGATTCTCAATCCAACACGCccaaaaaattcaataaaaaaaataaaataataatcgaACCTAGAACCCAAACTTTGGGATAATTAACCAAACAAAATCACAACTTGGGGCTGATTTCTCAGAAAAATAAGCGGATATTTGGAAAATCGCTATCTTCCAAAGAGATCTAGATttctactttaaaaaaaaatgaagattgaGTTATCGACGAATCAAAACTAGGCCAAGAGGCGAGAAAAATTGGGGAAGAACACAGTGAGTTATAGGAATTACCTGGAAAAAGAATCTACACGAACGAGTGATAGGAAGTGTCCGAATCGAATCGGGAAATCCTTTCCGTGATGGACTTGGAGAGCGATAGAGGGagggagatagagagagggagatATACCAGAACTGGAGCTCTGCTCGCACCCACAGGAGAGCGATGGGTGAGAGAGTGGGGAAAGGGTTTTTCTTGGATTTATATTAAAACAAGAAAATTAAACCTACACCCCTCGACTTTTAGACGTTTACAGTTATATCCTTCTCTTTAAAAGTTTCAATCTACTCTCTCAACCTTGGATttgagatttaaaattaaaacttgTTAAAATTTAGAATGGGTGTGGAATTTGGCCCTCCAGTACCCGCCATctgaacccaattaatattatatatatatatataatatatatataatatatatatatatatataataaaagggTGAGCAGATTATGGATTTAGTGTTAGTATTATGGATTATAGTTgattttttgagtttgaattaGAAGTTTGATgtattattgatttttatttgatatgagTTATATTCAGGCTAATGCAAAGATTTTTTCCTATACCCCCTTCTTTTTTCTAATTTACCCAACTTAAATAATCCGATCTGAATAAAGATTAATCAAGTCAGTGTGAATATCGTATGGATTTACTATTTTTTGAAGGGACGGATTTGAGATGTTTGGGCAAATTTATAATCAAATATAGGACTAGTTCGGATGGTTAGATTTTAAATAAGTTCGGATATGAATATGGCAAATTTGGTGGGTACCTTATCCATTACCATTCTTATTTGAGCTAATAACATCCTTTTCTTTGTCtagcctttttctttttttttgtatagttCTTTCTCTGGCTATGGTATTATATGGAATGGACAAACTATTGTTAGCATAATAAGGGCTATTTAGATTGCTGGTTTGAGGGTGAAGAGAGATTAGGAATTAGGAGAGCATTCGAACTATCCTAACCTACCCACTATCAACCTTAACTC
The sequence above is a segment of the Elaeis guineensis isolate ETL-2024a chromosome 7, EG11, whole genome shotgun sequence genome. Coding sequences within it:
- the LOC105048952 gene encoding LOW QUALITY PROTEIN: ubiquitin carboxyl-terminal hydrolase 2 (The sequence of the model RefSeq protein was modified relative to this genomic sequence to represent the inferred CDS: inserted 3 bases in 3 codons), which translates into the protein MGKKMKTKARNPRKVQPRASAGSSQPVSEPSDRTVDVGGEEVKGGEQCNHYSKDSAELNRVLLGILSSKNATACEHCREEPVYKRGGKEKGKQQKKKGGARNSEVKSGSHVIWVCLDCSRYFCGGAVNDSVPYGHARRHAKQERHSWAVRFDDPTLSWCFSCNSVFPIEMPEVVADSEDKLVKDDNSKGVENGVESLMLDGVQGHMVRGLTNLGNTCFFNSILQNVFAINKLRDYMLSLNKPVGPLTMAMKKLFVETSGEVDSRSTLSPKSLFSCICSKAPQFRGYDQQDSHELLRCLLDGLHMEEKSAEKSLDSSEEQDNVTLNSRTTIVDTIFGGQLSSTVSCVECGHTSVVHEPFLDLSLPVPSKKPPVPSKKQPLKKVPPPPPKKSKPPLKERNRSRRFREKGSTKESLEMEQNRVESFSSSECTEPCSSASQQEHNVAPRAEEPSECCESCGPSLKSEQHNASKMEDSFCWXDYLEPSMAPDVAYSDSQMHEDSVTQCSETRQIYLSENNAECTVELQTQNCSKEQLVTPDSCGENSNDVSSSNMQDSCVILLPYKELNPTAEKINGTSPDSQNPEILAPADALVKDSSVRTTSAACNEEAEADFDGFGDLFNEPEVTSELKVDTSTGGEMDATLWTSNSSESNQEEVDDTNSPVSVDSCLVLFTKPELLSDEHAWYCERCSEVLSHHNVGRRKGKQQYTTRLSQSEDTKSHLGGEVGTTKVSLDSEVGCLNSTEIKVLSNGKMASTSVNMDQHVERIDDINATVDVSQKSANPTEGSDNTNCKNVVKNENYLMFSKPMLGDQAQNPDENFVESGPEKSIAQDCSSSKESEACSTNDHQGVGCGESLATACSGSLNHTETILSNSCENGDFGAANPGGKRGSQLLDELHPVEDSRDXEEEPKRIKVKRDATKRILIDRXPPILTIHLKRFSQDARGRLTKLRGHVSFLETLSLRPYMDPRCEEKEKCDYRLIGVVEHTGSMGGGHYVAYIRGQRGVGKAQKATSSPSWFYASDHQIRETSLSEVLKSDAYILFYERV